The Besnoitia besnoiti strain Bb-Ger1 chromosome IV, whole genome shotgun sequence genome contains a region encoding:
- a CDS encoding arginyl-tRNA synthetase (encoded by transcript BESB_053680) has translation MVQSLASPAARSSAQAALNPPAFASAAADGGWAKEEEDAESGHPRLLETLVDVPKAHLEKARAIVEQLRGRGREGDGEKGPLDANSAYLLCFQLLKLAGLEAEIPRLVVFGQQSMGKTTLLDYIMGGPIGYSSTDTGTRQPVVILLRPSDGGDAVQCWLGGEEIDVKELQSRMKDIMSSQGERISSQELEVELAVPHGVHAVFVDLPGIKDDSKAGATQTRSVVRTYVQNNPNDLYILVKKASDDPANWPWSLREFILSTPPKGLGLTPRQTVVVGTRAKDFLVNEKNDIRTQSQLLERVLKRAVKDATGTPLPLFLLELFSLSIEEKDTPDFAAKRAAMNRQMDDGGRAVRELLETAFEPGPNAQVSRKLAEFFNPSRFKKELNHKFQGLLIEQMGSLERRLVRKRLETQKRIADLEEQLALQTPQSCRECIKLYLRELLQVVTELVTGNYTIIRLPNSGDEFLKTYGGNLRDNLEGGHELACELFPEHYDRDFLEKILRDAEEVFRRQDLEESLAPLTGPDGHVVMQPGQIVRYTLSKDETNMFGLVQSVGASARGPAGDTETGEAGAASGDAASAGALSSKEATVTFYFRSGQAQGEQSQFKTVDKQRLAVLLPLQTLIHPTTPPPAGFRCWRRFYRPDGWVGLQPVELLSLSLRASSSSPSFEGTEGRAAGGAGSAGSSAAFEGSLPGSQSSERGGRLGGDRQRFSEKSEAVVKALLGPDLRSSANAQAPEQVATLDELFADATTSDLDRHSQAHRRANLSALQRISGDFADTRLLNQLSLTHLGRWLKFHICNIEPDRRFSDHVLLQMMRSVRHVIDKADWEPLVADLLQANVRGGMLQVSRLAACAAASALRRILRAASAEVNRQIKSGDLRSGLLFLATNHRFIEELEQSLEEYCRKKARDCAQAMRDLIFEQTHAIHFEMIEDFFDGCKRFEADFLGGSMMGEVTQRVKDSLAMRKQRLGVADIYARHENGAATPDSMIYEEVRIQFWVVKMLLSAPLTTKLYMHFIKDIKDKSMHLASEDKFSVTCESDLERTLQYQMLCERSATGRALARTDEELMEHFNLSLNKDELINQLHAARRAEEYTKLALEGVAKLLHQLQRGTGVDFLTRLDSPPDGRESADKAKYQDGRGAGGEDGRAAAGSAGWRVHASAPRASHGAGSRGLGSSSLNGV, from the exons ATGGTTcagtcgctcgcgtctccggcggcgcgcagttCTGCGCAGGCTGCGTTGAATCCCCCCGCGTTtgcttctgccgccgcagatgGCGGCtgggcgaaggaggaagaggacgcggagagcgggcATCCGCGGCTTCTCGAGACGCTTGTTGACGTCCCGAAGGCGCAcctggagaaggcgcgcgcgatcGTTGAGCAGCtacgagggcgcggacgcgaggggGACGGCGAGAAAGGGCCGCTGGACGCCAACAGCGCCTACCTGCTCTGCTTCCAGCTCCTCAAACTCGCGGGACTCGAAGCTGAGATACCGCGGCTCGTGGTCTTCGGCCAACAAAGCATGGGGAAGACTACGCTCCTCG ACTACATCATGGGCGGACCGATCGGCTACAGCAGCACAGACACCGGCACGCGACAGCCAGTCGTCATTTTGTTGCGGCCGtcggacggcggcgacgcagtccAGTGTTGGTTGGGTGGGGAGGAGATCGACGTCAAGGAGCTGCAGTCGCGCATGAAGGACATTATGTCTTCTCAAGGTGAGCGCATCTCGTCTCAGGAGTTGGAAGTCGAGCTTGCGGTGCCGCACGGCGTCCACGCCGTCTTTGTGGATCTGCCTGGCATCAAAGACGACAGCAAAGCGGGCGCCACGCAGACCCGCTCCGTGGTGAGGACATACGTTCAAAACAACCCTAACGACCTCTACATCCTCGTGAAAAAAGCCTCCGACGACCCCGCCAACTGGCCCTGGAGCCTCAGGGAATTCATCCTCTCGACCCCGCCCAAAG GCTTGGGTCTGACCCCGCGGCAGACGGTGGTGGTGGGGACGCGGGCGAAAGACTTCCTCGTGAACGAGAAAAATGACATTCGCACGCagtcgcagctgctggagcgcgtcCTGAAGCGCGCTGTAAAA GACGCCACAGGGACGCCACTGCCGTTGTTTTTGTTGGAACTTTTCTCACTCTCGATCGAGGAGAAAGACACCCCAGActtcgccgcgaagcgcgccgcgaTGAACCGGCAAAtggacgacggcggccgcgcagtccgcgagctgctggagaCCGCGTTCGAACCCGGTCCGAACGCCCAAGTCTCGCGCAAGCTGGCGGAGTTCTTCAACCCCTCTCGATTTAAAAAGGAACTCAATCACAAATTCCAG GGGCTCTTGATCGAGCAGATGGGCTCGCTGGAGCGGCGGCTGGTGCGGAAGCGCCTGGAGACGCAAAAGCGCATCGCCGACCTCGAGGAGCAACTTGCCCTTCAGACTCCGCAGTCCTGCAG GGAGTGCATCAAGCTTTACCTGCGAGAGCTTCTCCAAGTGGTCACGGAGCTCGTCACCGGAAACTACACGATTATCCGCTTGCCCAACAGCGGCGACGAATTCCTCAAGACTTACGGCGGAAACCTGCGCGACAACCTCGAAGGCGGCCACGAACTCGCTTGCGAACTCTTCCCCGAACACTACGACCGGGACTTCCTCGAAAAAATTCTG AGAGATGCGGAGGAAGTGTTTCGGCGGCAAGACCTTGAG gAGAGTCTCGCGCCGCTTACGGGCCCCGACGGCCACGTGGTGATGCAGCCTGGACAAATCGTCCGCTACACGCTGTCGAAAGACGAGACGAATATGTTCGGCTTGGTGCAGAGTGTGggggcgtccgcgcgcggacCAGCCGGAGACACAGAGACGGGCGAGGCCGGAGCTGCGTCTGGCGATGCGGCATCGGCGGGTGCGCTCTCCTCCAAGGAGGCCACGGTCACGTTCTACTTCCGCAGCGGGCAAGCGCAG GGCGAACAGTCACAGTTCAAGACGGTTGAcaagcagcgcctcgccgtccttcttcctctgcagacg CTGATTCATccgacgacgccgccgcctgcaggcttCCGGTGCTGGCGGCGATTCTACCGCCCAGACGGCTGGGTGGGACTGCAGCCGGTGGAGCTCTTgagtctctcgctgcgcgcctcgtcctcctcgccctccttcgAGGGCACCGAGGGCCgagcggccggcggcgcgggcagtgcgggctcctcggcggccttcgAAGGAAGTTTGCCGGGCTCGCagagcagcgagcgcggcggcaggctgggcggagacagacagcgattcagcgagaagagcgaggccgTCGTGAAGGCCCTCCTGGGGCCCGACTTGCGGTCGTCGGCGAACGCGCAAGCGCCCGAGCAAGTCGCGACGCTCGACGAGCTCTTCGCAGACGCAACCACGAGCGACCTCGACAGACATTCGCAGG cgcatCGGCGCGCGAACCTGAGTGCGCTCCAGCGGATCTCTGGCGACTTTGCGGACACACGCCTGCTCAATCAGCTCTCGCTGACGCACTTAGGCCGGTGGCTCAAGTTCCACATTTGCAACATCGAGCCCGATCGCCGCTTCAGCGACCACGTCCTCCTTCAG ATGATGCGAAGCGTGCGGCACGTGATCGACAAAGCGGACTGGGAGCCCCTTGTCGCCGACTTGCTGCAGGCGAACGTCCGCGGCGGGATGCTTCAAGTCTCACGCcttgcggcctgcgccgcggcgtctgcgctgcgccgcatcctccgcgcagcgagcgccgaagTCAACCGCCAAATCAAGAGTGGAGACCTGCGCAGCGGGCTGCTGTTCCTTGCAACCAATCATCGATTCATTGAGGAACTCGAGCAAAGTCTTGAGGAATACTGCAG gaagaaggcgcgcgactgTGCGCAGGCGATGCGAGACCTGATTTTCGAGCAAACGCATGCGATTCACTTTGAGATGATTGAGGACTTTTTCGATGGCTGCAAGCGCTTTGAGGCGGATTTCCTGGGAG GCTCGATGATGGGCGAGGTGACGCAGCGCGTGAAAGACTCGTTGGCGATGCGCAAGCAGCGGCTCGGGGTCGCGGACATCTACGCAAGGCACGAAAATGGAGCGGCCACGCCGGACAGCATGATCTACGAGGAA GTTAGGATACAGTTCTGGGTGGTGAAGATGCTACTGTCCGCACCTCTCACAACGAAGCTATACATGCACTTCATCAAAGACATTAAAGATAAAAGCATG CACCTCGCTTCAGAAGACAAGTTCTCCGTCACCTGTGAGAGCGACTTGGAGCGGACGCTTCAGTACCAGATGCTTTGCGAACGCTCTGCGACAG GTCGCGCCCTTGCTCGCACAGATGAGGAGCTGATGGAGCACTTCAACCTCAGCCTGAACAAGGACGAGCTCATCAATCAGCTGCATGCA gcTCGGCGGGCAGAAGAGTACACGAAGCTGGCGCTGGAAGGCGTTGCGAAGCTTCTTCATCAGCTGCAGAGGGGCACGGGAGTCGATTTCTTGACGCGCCTAGACTCGCCGCCTGACGGCCGCGAAAGCGCAGACAAAGCAAAGTACCAAGACGGCAGGGgtgcaggcggagaagacgggagggcggccgcgggcagcgcgggcTGGCGGGTGCATGCATCTGCACCGCGTGCCAGCCACGGAGCTGGGAGTCGAGGCCTCGGTTCTTCATCCTTGAACGGGGTGTGA
- a CDS encoding hypothetical protein (encoded by transcript BESB_053690): MEDTDTCATTENASMGRNWGAQAKLVSRTRRGLAVCIALYLVTWYWEGECVVRCLVGDAKVTDMAHVSESVRPSDPESVESSQKASHAAEANALRSADTLNRATSQINESNADEQETPPSAELSASQGWDLQTPAYSDFEYDYDYGALQPEGCPGGGCLQYRDSAEVVEEESFKRRKPVVVTRRRQGSEWYYPEDETTSSKILRGIGYGWIAFMVYAVIRHGITERGSDLYYDDG; the protein is encoded by the exons ATGGAAGATACCGACACTTGTGCCACCACAGAAAATGCCTCCATGGGGAGGAACTGGGGCGCTCAAGCGAAGCTGGTTTCTAGGACCCGGAGGGGGTTGGCAGTGTGCATAGCGTTATACCTTGTCACCTGGTACTGGGAGGGAGAATGTGTTGTTCGCTGCTTGGTGGGAGACGCGAAAGTGACGGATATGGCGCATGTCAGCGAGTCCGTCAGGCCGTCGGATCCGGAGAGCGTGGAAAGCTCTCAGAAGGCTTCCCATGCAGCCGAGGCCAATGCACTGCGGAGTGCGGACACTCTTAATAGGGCCACGTCGCAGATCAATGAGAGCAACGCAGATGAGCAGGAGACTCCTCCATCTGCGGAGTTGTCCGCATCGCAGGGGTGGGACCTTCAGACACCTGCGTACTCAGACTTCGAATACGATTACGACTACGGGGCTCTGCAACCAGAAGGCTGCCCAGGAGGGGGCTGCCTACAGTACCGGGACAGTGCAGAAGTGGTAGAAGAGGAGAGCTTCAAACGAAGGAAGCCAGTGGTCGTCACCCGCAGAAGACAAGGTTCAGA GTGGTACTATCCGGAGGACGAAACAACAAGTAGCAAGATTTTGCGTGGCATCGGTTACGGATGGATTGCGTTCATGGTCTACGCTGTTATCCGGCACGGGATCACCG AACGCGGCAGCGATCTCTACTACGACGATGGCTAG